The following are encoded together in the Balaenoptera acutorostrata chromosome 9, mBalAcu1.1, whole genome shotgun sequence genome:
- the CALCB gene encoding calcitonin gene-related peptide 2 isoform X2 has product MGFGKSSPFLAFSILVLCQAGSLQATPLRSALETLPDPGALSEKEGRLLLAALVKAYVQSKTHELEQEQEQETEGSSITAQKRSCNTATCVTHRLAGLLSRSGGVVKSNFVPTNVGSEAFGRRRRRRDIQA; this is encoded by the exons ATGGGCTTCGGGAAGTCCTCCCCCTTCCTGGCTTTCAGCATCTTGGTCCTGTGCCAGGCAGGCAGTCTCCAGGCGACACCACTCAG GTCTGCTTTGGAGACCCTCCCAGATCCCGGGGCACTCAGTGAGAAGGAAGGGCGCCTCCTGCTGGCTGCACTGGTGAAGGCCTATGTGCAGAGCAAGACCCATGAGCTGGAGCAGGAGCAGGAGCAGGAGACAGAGGGCTCCAG CATCACTGCCCAGAAGAGGTCCTGCAACACTGCCACCTGTGTGACCCATCGGCTGGCAGGCTTGCTGAGCAGATCTGGGGGTGTGGTGAAGAGCAACTTCGTGCCCACCAATGTGGGGTCTGAAGCCTTTGGCCGGCGCCGGCGCCGCAGGGACATTCAGGCCTGA
- the CALCB gene encoding calcitonin gene-related peptide 2 isoform X1, whose amino-acid sequence MGFGKSSPFLAFSILVLCQAGSLQATPLRSALETLPDPGALSEKEGRLLLAALVKAYVQSKTHELEQEQEQETEGSSLDGSRAKRCSNLSTCVLSAYWKDLNNFHRFSGMGFGPETPGKKSDIASSLERDRSSHFGVPQDAK is encoded by the exons ATGGGCTTCGGGAAGTCCTCCCCCTTCCTGGCTTTCAGCATCTTGGTCCTGTGCCAGGCAGGCAGTCTCCAGGCGACACCACTCAG GTCTGCTTTGGAGACCCTCCCAGATCCCGGGGCACTCAGTGAGAAGGAAGGGCGCCTCCTGCTGGCTGCACTGGTGAAGGCCTATGTGCAGAGCAAGACCCATGAGCTGGAGCAGGAGCAGGAGCAGGAGACAGAGGGCTCCAG CCTGGATGGCTCCAGAGCTAAGCGGTGCAGTAATCTGAGTACCTGTGTGCTGAGCGCGTACTGGAAGGACCTGAACAACTTTCATAGATTCTCTGGCATGGGCTTCGGGCCTGAAACACCTGGCAAGAAAAGTGACATAGCCAGCAGCTTGGAGAGGGACCGCTCCTCCCATTTTGGGGTGCCCCAAGATGCCAAGTga